The Oreochromis niloticus isolate F11D_XX linkage group LG4, O_niloticus_UMD_NMBU, whole genome shotgun sequence DNA segment ACCAAGTTAATCTTAAGATACTTCAGTTTTCACCTCAAAATACCTTGGATCACAATATAGGGGTGGAAAAATCTCTTTTCCCTCCACGAATGCACGACCTCCTACGAAGAACGCCAGCTTGTTTTCTTTGCGCAGCTTCCACAGCGGGCCAGAGTGTGTTTCTTCGGGCGCAGTCGTCAGGGgacagatcctcagccagcttTAGGTTGTTACCTTTCAGGTAGGTGGACTTCTTAGCAGCGCGCCAGACAGCATCGCGGTGGATCCTGGATGTAAACTGAATGATGATTCCCCTGGGTTGGTTGTTGTTGGATTTCTTGGGACCGATGCGGTGGACGGTGTCAACAACGTCGGGGAATTTATCTTGCATCTCCGGTAGGACCGATCTACAGACTTTGATCACCTCCTGCCGCACGTCCTGCTTGTCCCTCTCGGTCAGACCGTAGAGCTTCAGATTCCAACGGCGTGAATAGCTCTCCAGGTGAGAGATGCGCTTTTCCGGTGCTTcagccatagctggactggccatcgggcataccgggcatttgcccggtgggctgctggcgattttttgtttttacgggccgatggatttttttttttttttttttttttttcttaggaagggtatatataatgaaaggtgttggattggccaattggtcatgatcgactctgggctggaccaattacagccgaggaggccggatgcaccctcccccttgtttagcaatcttatagacgaactaaagaaaatggagaaccaaaaaaggaaaggaggtgtttatgaaaatatcactaaatctgtcatttattaattttaattttaattaatgatcatgtctcacctctagtgttcttggtcttaatttaaggtttttcctatagcgattgacagatcacgtgactttcgcgcattgcatgccgggaagtcgaggcaaaacaatccaagtaccgcatcaaatgcaagcatttgcagcaccgcaaaacgttcattctctCGTTCCAGTACCTTCCTGGTTTTTCTTTGCCCCCCcaaaaaggaatgtacaaaactaaggagaacaatgccggaccgtacaaagacagactcgacgaaaaggcaaagaaaagatacgaggaaaaaatcaaaggagtgaaagggtcagaccattaggagcacacagagtggacaaaagatgtttgcgtgctgcccaactttcaccacgctcagatttacAATTAtatgttttatcctgtgaataaaagtatatgtttttgtcaatgtaccgtggtaataacagaagcgaaacgcaatattgtgtcaggacaattcactatttatgcacaataaataaaggagcatagcgcgacaatttctgttagcgcgacaatttctgttcagcgccagacttgcttgtaacctatatcaccagttatgttaagaaaaatgacgtattaactactacaaagcactgacctttgtgggaatgcttggggcagactaacatgtgagctggagtgttctgagacgttatatttggtatatccaggccatccgtcggctcttacttcggaaacatggcttaaaaaaatttctcttcaaggacgtaatccgataaaaaaaaaaaacgatctctttacccgtcggcttcccgtggctgtcatgcgaccggctattgcagttaataatacaacagcttcttgccattttttgtgtttctttttatcgctgtgtaactgagttcaattgaaagcctgcgtgcgctagtacctcttgcctcaagttcccagaatcctttgcggttttacccctgaatgacatcacattttcaatctctatcctggtgggccggtctctagtcaaaatgcccgggccgattttttgtcccagtccagccctgcatcAAAGCCATTACTTCCTGTTTCTCAAATGTGTTCATGGTCAGCAAAGCTATGAATGTGGTCTACGCTGGCTGGACACGTGTCCAGGCTGACCTTAACTGCATGGCTGATCTCTATAACACCAGTACAACATGGAAATACTTCATCAACCTCTGTGGTCAGGATTTCCCTCTAAAAACTAACTTGGAAATTGTGCAAGCTTTGCGTGCACTACAAGGAGGTAACAGTTTGGAGTCAGAGGAAATGCCTGAAGGAAAGAAGGGAAGAGTGTCTAATGCTCACCAAGTAGTTGATGGAAAAGTCCAGGTACTTCATTTGGAGATTTTTTACGTTGTATCATGTAGGTATTAATCAATTCACCTTGCTATTGTAAAAAGCTTCAATTCCACTTACTCACCATCATATTAACTTTTCAATTGTCCCAGCCAATAGGAAAACAAAGGATCCAGCTCCCTTCAATCTGCCCATACTATCAGGAAATGCCTATATTGTGGTCAACCGAGGTTACGTTCGCAGTGTGTTCGAAGACAAGCGAATACAGGCCCTCATTGAGTGGGCCAAAGACACCTACAGTCCTGATGAGTTTCTGTGGGCAACAATACAACGAATACCTGGTGTTCCCGGCTCAACATGGCCCAACCGTAAATTCGACATGACAGACATGAATGCAATTGCCCGGATGGTCAAGTGGCAGTGGCACGAGGGGTCGGAGGGTTCCCTGCAAGCAGTATACCCAGAATGTAAAGGCCACCATGTCAAATCAGTATGTGTGTATGGTGCTGGAGACCTGCAGTGGTTGATTGAACAGCATCACCTTTTTGCGAATAAGTTTGATGCAGACAGAGATCCCATTGCTATCTACTGCTTGGAGAAATATCTGAGACACAAGGCACTGACTGATTTAGTTTAGGTGGAGTCATCATCTATTACTAAAGATAATTCCAATAGACACTTAACTATAAACACATTCTttcaatgtttattttaaattaaattgctatcatcaatattaataatattaataatattaaaatgattTAGGTTTTGGCTGTAATTATGTAGAGGACAAAATACACAGGGAACTTGCAGGGAAGTTGATTGCAGTCTATGTAGAAAGAAAAATCTGGGTAAATGATCTAATTTCCAGAAGAACTTCAACTCTAAACCTAAAGCCAAACCTACATCAGTATAtcaatatgaccaaaaatacTCTGAACTATGTGCCCCTGTAGCTTGCATAGatataaacataaaatatatgCAGTTTTGAGACGTtctcttaaattaaattaaattttatttacatggCCCTTAAATCACCACAACAGTTACCAATATTAGAGACACAACTCCAACAACTAGGCGACCCCCTattagcaagcacttggcaGCACTGGGAAGGAAAAATAGCAGGAAGAAATAGAAACAGGCTCAGGGAGTGTCTGTCTGCACTTCCTTCCATTGTacaaaaataaagccaaaatCTCTTCTTTGTGGGAGCTGCTATGTTGCACTTTTGGAACCAGAGCCTGCGCAAGAGTAACTTGAGGGGGAGTGGCTGTGTCACGCTCATTCCCTGGACATCATTGGTGTGTCACAGTAATTTCAAACTAAAAACATGAAACTTCTGCTACAGTTCAACTCTGCTACTTTATTCTCACAGGGACAGAAAGGGTGACAGCCTTTATGGAAATAAACACTGCCTAGAACATTCACATTCATTCCTCTAATTTGTTTTTGATTAAAGTATGGATAATGGTAATAGAAGTCTAtcaatataaaacaaacaaacaacaaaaacaaaacaaacacaaaaacttgtCAGTATTATTTTAGTCAGTGATTAAACAAATCCAATAAGATATgagatgtttattttaaaactgttgCAATGTTTTCATAATAGCAGATTGAGGGAACAGTTGAGTTGGAGCCAGGCCTGGGGAGGGTGCCTCAGGGCCACAATATTGTGTGATCAGGGGTGGtacctctggattggcagaccggggtggtggttcccatctttaagaaggcacaccccacttttcagttatttatttgtaaaaaatgtttggaatcatgtatgattttcgttccacttctcacgtgtacaccactttgtattggtctttcacgtggaattccaataaaactgattcatgtttgtggctgtaatgtgacaaaatgtggaaaagttcaagggggccgaatacttttgcaagccactgtatattaaCGTGTCCCGGAGAAACTCCACCCCCTCCTGATCACTAATTGCACACACCTGGGAGTTCACAGAGGCCAATAAGAGGCCCTGGCAGgacagagagcaagagagatGGCAAAGTAGCTGGCGGCAAGCAGCAGTGACAGACAGGTCGGAGGACATTCTCAGTGGAGCTCAACTGGCGGCGACAACAGGCTTGGAGGCGCTGGCGAGTGGCTGCAGAGAGGCAACTGGGAATATTCTGCAGCGGTGGACTTTTTATAGTAACATTTTGTATTGctcttttattctattttaatAATTGTTGTCCCTGGCCAGggtattttattgtgttttatatgcgagataaattatttatttatttttaaacgtAATTTTAAAATTTCCTATTGTTTCTGGCTCCGCTACTGCTCTTCCCGTTTAAGAAGGGTTCCCCTTGTTAAAGTAGAGCCTGTGCTAAACCATGCTTTTTAACAATTACAGATGGTTTATTCCAAGATCGCCAACAGGATCGCTCATTGTCGTCATCGTGAGAACTAATTAAAATAAAGGCAATTACATTTAGAAACATCGCTGTatcttaaacataaaaatataatgctACTTTAGCTTGTCTCACATATTCAGTGAAATGAAATAACTTAAACCATCATGTGACATGGTCTGCAATAGCACTGTTATCAAAATAAACCCAGCAAATAAAAGTGTAGAAACATAAATATCTGTTTATCGGGTTTCATGGAAACTCAAATTAACAGAGACACATTAAATTCACCTGATTACCT contains these protein-coding regions:
- the LOC109201782 gene encoding beta-1,3-galactosyl-O-glycosyl-glycoprotein beta-1,6-N-acetylglucosaminyltransferase; its protein translation is MFYPVNKSPGRFFVPVQPCIKAITSCFSNVFMVSKAMNVVYAGWTRVQADLNCMADLYNTSTTWKYFINLCGQDFPLKTNLEIVQALRALQGGNSLESEEMPEGKKGRVSNAHQVVDGKVQVLHLEIFYVVSSNRKTKDPAPFNLPILSGNAYIVVNRGYVRSVFEDKRIQALIEWAKDTYSPDEFLWATIQRIPGVPGSTWPNRKFDMTDMNAIARMVKWQWHEGSEGSLQAVYPECKGHHVKSVCVYGAGDLQWLIEQHHLFANKFDADRDPIAIYCLEKYLRHKALTDLV